From the Ictalurus furcatus strain D&B chromosome 19, Billie_1.0, whole genome shotgun sequence genome, one window contains:
- the LOC128623043 gene encoding gastrula zinc finger protein XlCGF26.1-like isoform X1 has protein sequence MKSESRRRSLRKSPQTPAATGSEMYHCSDCGESFTKGHQLKDHERIHTGEKPFYCGQCGKSFTFQSNLQQHERIHTGEKPYHCGQCGKSFTQPWTLQRHERIHTGEKPYQCSQCGKSFTLRCNLQRHQRIHTGEKPYHCGQCGKSFTCQRTLQRHELIHTGEKPYLCAQCGKSFSFQSNLQQHERIHTGEKPFHCGQCGKSFTQPWTLQRHERIHTGEKPYHCGQCKKSFTCQSNLQQHLRSHTGEKPYHCGLCGKSFTFRSNLQQHERIHTGEKPYHCSQCGKSFTLQCNLQRHQRIHTGEKPYHCGQCEKSFTCQRTLQRHERIHTGEKPYLCGQCGKSFSFQSNLQQHELIHTGEKPYHCGQCGKSFTQPWTLQRHERIHTGEKPYHCGQCKKSFTCQGNLQQHLRSHTGEKPYHCGLCGKSFTFRSNLRQHLRIHTGEKPFHCSQCEKRFRDQRTLHSHQQRHTGQKLYLCGQCGRSYTLSSSLRTHKCSNIKPSDINFSN, from the coding sequence ATGTACCACTGCTCAGATTGTGGGGAGAGTTTTACTAAAGGTCATCAGCTCAAAGATCACGAGCggattcacacaggagagaagccattttactgtggacagtgtgggaagagttttacttttcagagtaatctccaacaacacgagcgcattcacacaggagagaagccgtatcactgtggacagtgtgggaagagttttacccaACCATGGACTCTCCAAcgacatgagcgcattcacacaggagagaagccttATCAATGCTCgcagtgtgggaaaagttttacTTTACGGTGTAATCTCCAACGACACCAGCGtatccacacaggagagaagccgtatcactgtggacagtgtgggaagagttttacttgccaGCGTACTCTCCAACGACATGAGCTCATTCACACAGGGGAGAAGCCGTATCTCTGtgcacagtgtgggaagagtttttcttttcagagtaatctccaacaacacgagcgcattcacacaggagagaagccgtttcactgtggacagtgtgggaagagttttactcaacCATGGACTCTCCAAcgacatgagcgcattcacacaggagagaagccgtatcactgtggacagtgtaagaagagttttacttgccaGAGTAATCTCCAACAGCATTTGCGCagtcacacaggagagaagccgtatcactgtggactgtgtgggaagagttttacttttcGGAGTAATCTCCAACagcatgagcgcattcacacaggagagaagccttATCACTGCTCgcagtgtgggaaaagttttacTTTACAGTGTAATCTCCAACGACACCAGCGtatccacacaggagagaagccatatcactgtggacagtgtgagaagagttttacttgccaGCGTACTCTCCAAcgacatgagcgcattcacacaggggaGAAGCCATATctctgtggacagtgtgggaagagtttttcttttcagagtAATCTCCAACAACACGagctcattcacacaggagagaagccgtatcactgtggacagtgtgggaagagttttacccaACCATGGACTCTCCAAcgacatgagcgcattcacacaggagagaagccgtatcactgtggacagtgtaagaagagttttacttgccaGGGTAATCTCCAACAGCATTTGCGCagtcacacaggagagaagccgtatcactgtggactgtgtgggaagagttttacttttcGGAGTAATCTCCGGCAGCATTTgcgtattcacacaggagagaagccgtttCACTGCTCGCAGTGTGAGAAACGTTTTCGTGACCAGAGGACCCTCCACAGCCACCAGCAGAGACATACAGGACAGAAGCTGTACCTCTGTGGacaatgtgggcggagctataCACTTTCAAGTTCATTAAGGACACACAAGTGCTCTAACATAAAACCATCAGACATTAATTTCTCAAATTaa
- the LOC128623043 gene encoding gastrula zinc finger protein XlCGF26.1-like isoform X2, with the protein MYHCSDCGESFTKGHQLKDHERIHTGEKPFYCGQCGKSFTFQSNLQQHERIHTGEKPYHCGQCGKSFTQPWTLQRHERIHTGEKPYQCSQCGKSFTLRCNLQRHQRIHTGEKPYHCGQCGKSFTCQRTLQRHELIHTGEKPYLCAQCGKSFSFQSNLQQHERIHTGEKPFHCGQCGKSFTQPWTLQRHERIHTGEKPYHCGQCKKSFTCQSNLQQHLRSHTGEKPYHCGLCGKSFTFRSNLQQHERIHTGEKPYHCSQCGKSFTLQCNLQRHQRIHTGEKPYHCGQCEKSFTCQRTLQRHERIHTGEKPYLCGQCGKSFSFQSNLQQHELIHTGEKPYHCGQCGKSFTQPWTLQRHERIHTGEKPYHCGQCKKSFTCQGNLQQHLRSHTGEKPYHCGLCGKSFTFRSNLRQHLRIHTGEKPFHCSQCEKRFRDQRTLHSHQQRHTGQKLYLCGQCGRSYTLSSSLRTHKCSNIKPSDINFSN; encoded by the coding sequence ATGTACCACTGCTCAGATTGTGGGGAGAGTTTTACTAAAGGTCATCAGCTCAAAGATCACGAGCggattcacacaggagagaagccattttactgtggacagtgtgggaagagttttacttttcagagtaatctccaacaacacgagcgcattcacacaggagagaagccgtatcactgtggacagtgtgggaagagttttacccaACCATGGACTCTCCAAcgacatgagcgcattcacacaggagagaagccttATCAATGCTCgcagtgtgggaaaagttttacTTTACGGTGTAATCTCCAACGACACCAGCGtatccacacaggagagaagccgtatcactgtggacagtgtgggaagagttttacttgccaGCGTACTCTCCAACGACATGAGCTCATTCACACAGGGGAGAAGCCGTATCTCTGtgcacagtgtgggaagagtttttcttttcagagtaatctccaacaacacgagcgcattcacacaggagagaagccgtttcactgtggacagtgtgggaagagttttactcaacCATGGACTCTCCAAcgacatgagcgcattcacacaggagagaagccgtatcactgtggacagtgtaagaagagttttacttgccaGAGTAATCTCCAACAGCATTTGCGCagtcacacaggagagaagccgtatcactgtggactgtgtgggaagagttttacttttcGGAGTAATCTCCAACagcatgagcgcattcacacaggagagaagccttATCACTGCTCgcagtgtgggaaaagttttacTTTACAGTGTAATCTCCAACGACACCAGCGtatccacacaggagagaagccatatcactgtggacagtgtgagaagagttttacttgccaGCGTACTCTCCAAcgacatgagcgcattcacacaggggaGAAGCCATATctctgtggacagtgtgggaagagtttttcttttcagagtAATCTCCAACAACACGagctcattcacacaggagagaagccgtatcactgtggacagtgtgggaagagttttacccaACCATGGACTCTCCAAcgacatgagcgcattcacacaggagagaagccgtatcactgtggacagtgtaagaagagttttacttgccaGGGTAATCTCCAACAGCATTTGCGCagtcacacaggagagaagccgtatcactgtggactgtgtgggaagagttttacttttcGGAGTAATCTCCGGCAGCATTTgcgtattcacacaggagagaagccgtttCACTGCTCGCAGTGTGAGAAACGTTTTCGTGACCAGAGGACCCTCCACAGCCACCAGCAGAGACATACAGGACAGAAGCTGTACCTCTGTGGacaatgtgggcggagctataCACTTTCAAGTTCATTAAGGACACACAAGTGCTCTAACATAAAACCATCAGACATTAATTTCTCAAATTaa